The following is a genomic window from Saprospiraceae bacterium.
CTTGGTATGACAGGCGGTCATTGAAGACAGATAAATGTAAGCCAGGGCCAAAATCTGTGTACTCAGACGTTGAAGTGCTTCAAGCCTTAAGGAAGTATATAGCCGAGCCTATTTTTTATTTAGAAGGCTATAAGAAACTCAAGGTTAGGCTCAAAGAAGAATATGGCATCGATGTGGGTAAGGAAAGGCTAAGAAGGATCATGACAGAAAATGAGCTTCTGTGTCATCAAAAAACAGATCACACCCACTCAGGTATCATCACGACGGTAAGATCATCACGGATTGTCCCAATCAAATCTGGGGCATGGACATCAAAGAATTTCATACTTGTATAGGAAAAATTTACTTATTTGATATCTCGGATCATTTCAATAGCGAAATTAAAGGATGGTACGTAAACACAACATCCAATGCAAATGATGCGATGCAAGCTCTCAGAAACGCTGTAAGAGCCGAGTTTGGCAATGTGGCCAAAGATGTGTGTAAAGGTACAAATCTAAAGCTCAGAGTGGATCATGGCACTCAATTTGATTCCAAAGCTTTTGAAGATGAATTGAATTTTTTAAGCATTTTAAAAAGTTCTGCCTTTGTAAGAAGCCCACAAAGCAACGGGGTTATTGAAAGATTCCACAGAACGCTCAAAGAACAATTAACCTTAATCAATACATTTAAAAATATAGACGAAATACATCAAAATATTCATACATTTGTTGCCAAATATAACCAGAAGTGGCTATTGCATAGATTGAAACTTCAATCTCCACTGAAATATAAAGAGGGGAATCCATCGGGTAATACTGAACCAGAGGGAGTCCGTCATTGAGTCGCAGACTCAAAAAAAGATAGTCAGGCCTGAGCTATCTACCTTCGGTACAAAACGTCACCGTCGGTCGTCCGTCATCACAAAGGTATGTAGTCTTTTTTGAATTACAAAACCTTGTTCTGTTAGTAGGCCTTAATGAGTGTTCAGTTAATTAGGGGCAAAACAGTTTGTTATACACTCATATCAGGTTGCCCATGCTTTATCCCCTTTTTTGTATGGGTATGATCCATCATATCTACCCGGCACTGCTTCATACCGCAACTCTTTTGTTGCTCCGGCTTCCGAAGTAAAGTACCCAAGAATTGTCAATTGTTTTATCATTGTAAAATAGTGCTCAGCGTTTTCTTGCTTTTTATCTTTATTGTATTTTACCATTTCTGCATTGATAGAATTGAGAAATTCTTCTCTTTGATCAGGACTACCCTTTTCAAAAGTTGCAGCGTATTTCTTTTGAAAATCAGTCTTTAAGGTTTCCACTCCAGATAAAAATACGCTTTGTTGCTCTTTCGTATAGCAATTTGTAATCATTTTATTCATAAAAAGACCTATACCTACCGCCTTTGCACCGGGAGTGTCGGTTTGTGGCAGGATAGTTTCTCCTATTTCATCTAGCAGCGATACTTGCTGAGCGGTAAGTATTGATGATGCCGGATTAGTTTTATCTGCTTTGCACCCGGTCTTTACAAATAATTCTCCGCCGACAAATGCAGCACCTGTCATGAGGGATATATGCTTGATAATCGTTCTTCTGTCCATGATTAAATATTTCTTTTATTAAGTTCTTTGACGGCAAAATCTGCGGCTCTGGCGGTCAGTGCCATATAGGTCAATGATGGGTTCTGACAAGCACTACTCGTCATACAGGCCCCATCAGTCACAAATACATTCGGAGCGTGCCAAATCTGATTCATGCCATTGAGTACGGAGGTCTTCGGGTCTCTGCCCATCCTTGCGGTACCCATTTCATGTATGCCATGACCTATGTTGTGTCCGCTATCCCATGTGTTGACATCTTTTACACCGGCAATTTCAAGCATCTGTTTCATTTCTTCTACGATATCCTTTCGCATTTTCAGTTCATTTTCTCTCAGTTCAGCATCAGTTGCCAATATTGGAAGCCCCCATTTGTCAGTTTTCTGCTTTCCTTTTGTCGGGTCAGTGACCACATTTCCATCATCATCATAATATCTTTTGTCGAGCAGGATGCGATTTTCATGATATGGTAATAATTCACCAAATCCACCTGCTCCAATTGTCCATGAACCGGGTTCACTGAGTGCTTCTTTCAGGCTCGCACCTATATTGAGTTCTGCGACATCCCGATGCCAGCCTTCGCGACTGGCACCACCCTGATATCCAAATCCCCTCAGGTAATCACGTTTATCTCCATTGATATTTACAAATCTCGGGATATAAAATCCATTGGGTCTGCGCCCGTAAGTATAAAAATTTTCAAACCCTTCTACCTTGCCACTGGCTCCCAGATTGTAGTGGTGGTCCATCACATTGTGACCGAGCTCTCCGCTGCTGCTTCCTAAACCTTCCGGCCATATGTCGGTGGCAGAGTTCATAAGGAGCCAGGTACTGTTGAGTGCCGATGCACATACAAAGACAATCTTGCTATTAAAGGTATATGTTTTATTATCTTCTGTATCCAGTATCTCTACTCCGGTCGCCTTTTTTGAATCCTTGTCATAAAGTATTTCTATGGCGATAGCACCGGTTATGATATGCAGATTGCCGGTAGCCATTGCAGCAGGCAAAGTTGACGACTGTGTACTGAAATATCCACCATAATGACACCCTTCCCAGCAACGTGCTCTGTATTGGCATTTCCCGCGATTAGGCAGGTTTTCAGTAAGATTTGCCACTCGACCTATAAATAAATGTCGCTTTCCTTTGTAATGAGACCGTATGCTCTTTGATACTTCTTTTTCTACTATGTTCAGATCCATAGGTGGTTGAAACTGTCCGTCAGGCAATTGAGCAAGGCCTTCTTTTGAACCGCTCACTCCTATGAATTTTTCTACGTGATCATACCAGGGTGAGATATCTCTGTATCTGATAGGCCAGTCTACTGCCACGCCATCTTTG
Proteins encoded in this region:
- a CDS encoding transposase, whose product is MTCIKKDGIDSSDKRKIVSMLINTEPKPNIRLALKVSDLSVGAWYDRRSLKTDKCKPGPKSVYSDVEVLQALRKYIAEPIFYLEGYKKLKVRLKEEYGIDVGKERLRRIMTENELLCHQKTDHTHSGIITTVRSSRIVPIKSGAWTSKNFILV
- a CDS encoding gluconate 2-dehydrogenase subunit 3 family protein gives rise to the protein MDRRTIIKHISLMTGAAFVGGELFVKTGCKADKTNPASSILTAQQVSLLDEIGETILPQTDTPGAKAVGIGLFMNKMITNCYTKEQQSVFLSGVETLKTDFQKKYAATFEKGSPDQREEFLNSINAEMVKYNKDKKQENAEHYFTMIKQLTILGYFTSEAGATKELRYEAVPGRYDGSYPYKKGDKAWAT
- a CDS encoding transposase — its product is MDIKEFHTCIGKIYLFDISDHFNSEIKGWYVNTTSNANDAMQALRNAVRAEFGNVAKDVCKGTNLKLRVDHGTQFDSKAFEDELNFLSILKSSAFVRSPQSNGVIERFHRTLKEQLTLINTFKNIDEIHQNIHTFVAKYNQKWLLHRLKLQSPLKYKEGNPSGNTEPEGVRH
- a CDS encoding GMC family oxidoreductase, which encodes MTDTIYINTKATKQLTYDAIVIGSGISGGWAAKELTEKGLKVLMVERGPRHDHLKDYKTASLNPWEMEYRGRTTTKQREDFPVIHRGWAASEAVMDAWADEKDSPYTEIKPFTWWRTYRMGGRSILWGRQSYRWSEMDFEANAKDGVAVDWPIRYRDISPWYDHVEKFIGVSGSKEGLAQLPDGQFQPPMDLNIVEKEVSKSIRSHYKGKRHLFIGRVANLTENLPNRGKCQYRARCWEGCHYGGYFSTQSSTLPAAMATGNLHIITGAIAIEILYDKDSKKATGVEILDTEDNKTYTFNSKIVFVCASALNSTWLLMNSATDIWPEGLGSSSGELGHNVMDHHYNLGASGKVEGFENFYTYGRRPNGFYIPRFVNINGDKRDYLRGFGYQGGASREGWHRDVAELNIGASLKEALSEPGSWTIGAGGFGELLPYHENRILLDKRYYDDDGNVVTDPTKGKQKTDKWGLPILATDAELRENELKMRKDIVEEMKQMLEIAGVKDVNTWDSGHNIGHGIHEMGTARMGRDPKTSVLNGMNQIWHAPNVFVTDGACMTSSACQNPSLTYMALTARAADFAVKELNKRNI